TCGTCGTATGTGCTTGGGCCTGACAATGGCTCTGGCAACTGTAGGTTTTTCCACCGGCGTGATGGCCGAGGCCAATTACCCCACCAAGCCCATCAAGCTGCTGGTGCCCTTCGCCGCAGGCGGCACGACCGACATCATTGCGCGAGTGATTGCCGAGCCACTGAGCAGGGAGCTGGGCCAGTCCGTGGTGGTGGACAACAAGGGCGGTGGCGGCGGCGTCATCGGTGCACAGGAAACCGCGCGTCAGAAGCCCGATGGCTACAACCTGGGCATTTCCACCCTGTCGACCATGGCCACCAATCCGGCCATCAACCCCAAGACTCCCTACAACCCGCTGACCGACTTCACGCCCATCATCAATATTGCGGCCACGCCCAATGTGATCGCCGTGAATCCCAAGTTCCCCGGTGCGGCCAGCTACAAGGCTTTCGAGGCCGAACTCAAGGCCAATCCCGGCAAGTACTCCTATGGCTCGTCTGGCACGGGCGGCATCCAGCACATGCTGATGGAGCTGTACAAATCGCTGACCGGCATCCAGATGACCCACGTGCCCTACCGCGGCGCGGGCCCGGCCCTGAACGACGCGGTTGCCGGCCAGATCCCCATGATTCTGGACAACCTGCCGTCGGCACTGCCTTTCATCAAGGACAACCGCCTCAAGGCCATTGCCGTGGCCGCTCCCCAGCGTCTGGCTGTGCTGCCTGATGTGCCCACCTTCAAGGAAGTGGGTCTGCCCCAGGTCAATCGCATGGCTTCCTACGGCATCCTGGGTCCCAAGGGCATGGACAAGGCCATCGTCGACAAGATCAACGCCGCCGTGAAGAAGGTGCTGCAGGACCCCGCAGTCAAGAAGCGCATCGAAGACACCGGTTCGCTGGTGGTGGGCAACTCGCCTCAGGAATTCGCCAAGGAACTGAAGGAAGAGTACGAAACCTACAAGCAGGTCGTGGCCAAGCAGAAGCTGACCCTGGACTAAGCTGCTGATCCGCTGCTGATGCAGTAGCGGACGCCGCAAGCCCGAATTGCCGTCGAGGCCATTCGGGCTTTGTTTTTTATTATTCGCCGCTCCCGGGCAGCAACAGAATCTTGCCGATGCTGACCCCGGACTCCATATGCCTGTGCGCCCGGGCAGCGTCTGCCAAAGCGAAGGAGCTATCGATCACGGGCCGTATCGCTCCACTCTCCAATGCGCCAAGCCATCGCTGGGCAAAGCGCTGGACCATCGCCTGCTTGACTTCGGGCGAGCGTGACTTCATCACGGTTCCGAAGATCCGCAGATGGCGGTACAGCACCAGGTCCATGGGCAATGCAGCGCCCTGGGAGCCGCCCAGCAGGCCCACCATCACCATGCGCCCGCCGACGGCCAGCGATCGCACATTGGGCTCCAGGTAGGGGGCACCGACGAAATCGATCACGATGTCCACGCCTTTGCCGCTGGTGGCCTGGGCCACCAAGGTCTGGAAGTCCTCGCTGCGATAGTCGATGAAGACATCGGCTCCGAAACCCAGCACCGCTTCGCGCTTGTCGCCGCTGGCCGTCGCAAAAACCCGGGCGCCCGCAGCATGTGCAAGCTGAACGGCAGCCGATCCGACACCACCCGCTGCCGCATGGATCAGCACCGACTCGCCCGCGCGCAAGTCAGCCAGATGAAACAGGGCCTCGTGTGCGGTCACGAACACCTCGGGTATCGCACCGGCATCCACCAGGTCCAGATTCCCAGGGACATGTATCGCCATGCGGTGGTCTATGCGCGAAAGCTCGGCATAAGCGCCGCCGCCCACGATACCCATGACCCGGTCGCCCACGGAGAAGCCCTGCACCAAGGGACCGGCCTCGATCACGGTTCCGGCGATCTCCAGGCCCATGGTGTCTGCGTCACCAAAGTAAGCTCGTCCGTAGGCGCCCTTGCGGTGATAGAGGTCGGCACGATTGACGCCGATGGAGGCGTTGCGTACCAGCAAGTCGTGGGGGCGAAGCTCAGGAGCCGGCAGCTCGCGGGCCACCAGCACCTCGGGCCCGCCAAAGTCGTCAAAAACAATGGCCTGCATGGTGGCGGGCTGTGCTGCGGGGATGGAGTCTGTCAAAAAGGTGGGCATATGCGTCGTTCTCGAAATATCTTTGAGCGCTGAAGATTACGACGCAAAGCTTTGTTTGCAATGCAGCGATTTCGCTCTACATTGATGCAAATTTGCATCAACTGATGAGCCATGAACTGGGACGATACCCGCATCTTTCTCGCCCTGAGCCGCACGCACTCATTGCGCGCCGCAGCGCGCAGCCTGGGCATTGATCAGGCAACGGTAGGGCGACGCCTGAATGCGCTGGAGTCCGAGCTCGGAGCCAAGCTGTTTCTGCGCGCCAAGGATGGATACCTGCTCACGGCCGCTGGCGAGGTGGCACTGGCTGCGGCAAAGCGTATGGAGAGTGCAGCTCTGGACTTGCGCACCAAGATCGAGGGTCAGGATGAAAATCCCGGCGGGCTGGTGCGCGTGACAAGCACCGATTCCATCGCGATTGACCTGTTGCTGCCCGCTGTCGAGCGTTTGCAGCGGCACTGGCCGAATATCCGCGTGGATCTGGAAGTCTCCACCCAGTTGCTCAGCCTCGGTCGCCGGCAGGCGGATATTGCTTTTCGCAACGTCAGGCCTGATACCCCGGAGCTGGTGGTTCGCCGTGTGGCTTCGTGGCCTGTGGGGCTGTTCGCAAGCACGAGCTATCTGGCTCGCTTTGGCGAGCCCGCCCCTGAAGACGAGTTGCGCGGTCACCATCTGGTCGCATACGGGCCTTATCTGGAGCAGAGTCCGTTTCTGAGCATGGCCGGAGTGCCGGCTCGTCAGGCCAAGATTGCCATGTCGGTCCGCTCCAGTCTCCTGGTGCGCAAGGCGGTTGCTGCAGGCATCGGGATTGGGGAAATGCCGTTGTGGATGGGGGAACGAGAAGGGCTGGTGCGTATCTGGCCGCAACGCCGACGCCCGAACGACTACGAAGTCTGGCAGGTCATGCATCCCGATCTCCAGCGCACGGCCAGGGTGAGAGCGGTTGCGCAGTTCCTGGCCGAGGCTTTCGATGGCCCATCGGCCGGCATCAGCTGAAGCAGGCACAGCGCTTGCCATGGCCGGTGTCTGACCCTGATCTCCATGGTCCGCCGAGCTGATTTCAGCTCGGCTGGGCCCCTCTCCAGCGTGTACGCTAGCCGCATGTCAGAAGCCCTTAAAAAAGCACGCAAGTCCCAGATTCCCGAAGACTGGCCGCAGCCCCTGCCGCAGAGTCAGGATGCGCTCGATGAGTTCATTGATGCCCTGCTGCTGGAGGACGGGCTTTCGCGCAATACCTTGTCCGCCTACCGCCGTGATCTGACGGCGGCTGCGCGCTGGCTGGCGCAGTTGCAGCCGCCCAAGGTGCTGGATGCAGCGCTGGAAGCGGATTTGCAGGGCTACTTCACGGCCCGAGTGGAGGGCACCAAGGCCACTTCCTCGAACCGGCGGCTGACGGTCCTGCGCCGCTACTTTCACTGGGCGCTGCGCGAAAAGCGCATCGCTGCCGACCCCACGGTGCGCATGCTGGCTGCCAAGCAACCGCCGCGCACGCCCAAGACCCTGACCCAGGAGCAGGTCGAGGCCCTGCTTGATGCACCCGATGTGGAGACTGCGCTGGGTTTGCGCGATCGCGCCATGCTGGAGCTGATGTATGCCAGCGGACTGCGCGTCAGCGAGCTGGTGGGTGTGCGCATGCATGAGCTGGACTTGCGCTCAGGCGTGTTGCGCGTGACGGGCAAGGGGCGCAAGGAGCGGCTGGTGCCGTTCGGTCAGGAGGCGCAGCACTGGCTGGAGCGCTATCTGCAGCAGGCGCGAGCGGCGATTCTGGGAGGGCAGCAGACCGAGGAGGTGTTTGTGACCCAGCGCGGCGCGGGCATGAGCCGCGTGATGTTCTGGGTCATCGTCAAGAAATGTGCGCAGATCGCGGGGATCAACTCGCCCCTCTCACCGCATACGCTGCGCCATGCATTTGCCACGCATTTGCTCAACCATGGCGCCGATCTGCGTGTGGTGCAGATGCTGCTGGGACATGCCGATATCTCCACCACCACCATCTACACCCATGTGGCGCGCGAGCGGCTCAAGGCCCTGCACGCCGAGCATCACCCGCGAGGCTGAGCAGGCCTAGGCAGCCGCGCTGCCCAGCTGCAGGTGGTACAACCCCCAGACGGCGGCAGGAAAGCGTTGCTTGACGGGCAACTGGCCGAGCTCCGGAATCTGATGGGCAGCAAAAATGGCCCAGAGCGGGCCCACGCCGCCCATGGCCAACGGCACGCCGTCCAGCTGAGTGGCGATCAGCATGCGCCAGCGCACGGCCTGGGCGAGCGGTATCTGGCTGCGATAGCCGTCTATGCCCTGCAAGGTCAGCTGCAGGCCTTGAGCCATGGCCTGGCCCACATCCACGCCGGCGGCCTGCAGCACCTGCTCCAGCAGCGGGCCCTGCAGGCTGTGCTCGGCTTCGTCGTATTCAAGCGTGGTCCTGAGCGTCTGCTGCTCCAGGCTGTTGAGCGCGTCCATGCCGCAGGACCAGGCTGCATCGAACAGATAGCCATGCATGATCAGCATGCGGTCCGCCACGGCCTGAGGCTTGCCACGATTGGCTTGCACGCCGGGGCCGCTGATGGTGAGCACCGCGGGTTGCAGACCATCGAGCACGCAGGTGCGCGAGGCCTTGCGCGTGGTCGTGGCCGAGGCGGGCAGGGCCATGGCGCCCAGTGCAGCGCCCGCAGCACCGCCTTGCAGCAGCAGGGAGCGACGTGATAGTGGGTTTTGTTCTGCCATGGGTGCTTTCTCTGTGGTGATGGCTGCAGTCTAGCGGCAAGGCCTGCGGCCGTCATTGCGGCATGCCGACCAAGATGCTGGCCAGCTGCAGTGTTGGTCTATTTGAATGTTTGAAGTTTTATTTTGATGTTTTCTGCCCAATGAATTGACGAATCGTCGTTCAAATCAACCTGGGAATTCACTTTGGTCAAAAATGCGGGTCTTGATTTTTGGATTTCGAGTGATGACTAACTTTCTGCGTCGCAGCATGCTGACCTGTGCCCTGGCAGCCATGCTGCCTGCCACCTTGTCCCTGAATGTCCAGGCGGCCGACAAAGCCGACGCGGCTGGCTGGCCCAGCCGTCCCATTCGTCTGGTGGTGTCCTACCCTGCCGGGGGTGTGAGCGATGTGGTGGCCCGTGCTCTGGGTGAAAAGCTGTCGCAGTCGCTGGGCCAGTCGGTGGTGATCGACAACAAGGCCGGTGCGGGTGGCGCGATTGGCCTGGATCAGGTCGCCAAGTCCAACCCCGATGGCTACACGCTGGGCTTTTCGTCCATCAGCCCGCTGACGCTGAGTCCCCATCTGGGCAAGCCGCTGTTCGACCCGCACAAGGATATCGTTCCGGTGGTCAGCGTGATGTACTCGCCCGTGCTGTTGCTGGGCACGACCCGCCTGACTGCCAAGAGCTTTCCCGAGCTGATGACCCAGGCCAAGGCCCATCCCGGCGATGTGCGCTGGGCCACGGCCGGTCTGGCGTCGCTGGGTCACATCATGCTCGAGCAGATTGCCGATCAGGGCAAGGTGCAGATCACCCATGTGCCTTACAAGGGCGGCGGCCAGCAGCTCAATGACGGCCTGAGCGCACAGTTCGAGGTGTTGTCAACGAATGCCGGCCCGGCCGTGATGCAGCATATCAAGGCCGGCAAGTTCAAGGCCCTGGCCGTGGGTGCTCCGGCGCGTCTGGACTCGCTGCCCCAGGTGCCCACGCTGGCCGAGCTGGGCTACAAGAACGCCAACACCACGTCTGTCTTCGGTATCTTCGCTCCTGCGGGTGTGCCCGCTGCCGTGCTGGCTCGCCTGAATGCCGAGGTGAACAAGGCGCTGGCGCTGCCCGAGATCCGTCAGCGTCTGGAGGCCACGGACAATGTGCCTACCGGCGGCAAGGCTGCGGACTTTGCCAAGCAGATCGAGGCCGAGTCCAGGTCCAATGCACAGATCATCAAGGCTGCAGGCATTCAGACCAACTGATCGAGACACTCTGCAATGACAAAGGGCTTGCGGTCACATCGGCCGCAAGCCCTTTGTCCTTGTGCGCAGCAAGCGCACTGAAGTGTCGCCAGGCGGACTGGCTCAGAGTACTTCGCTGGCCAGGTTGTCGGCCCAGCTCAGCGCCTGCAGATGGGCCCAGTTGACCTGATGGTTGGACAGCTGCAGTGCGTTGGCCGCGCGGGCAAAGGCCGCTTCGTCGCCCGACTCGCAAGCGCGTGTCAGATCCAGGAAGGGCGCAAAAACGCCCCGGTTGTGTACCAGTGCATCGACCACGGACTGGGGCAGCGCAACGGATTCAAGGGCCTTGGCCATGGGCTGGCTCAGCATCACATCGAGCAGCGAGAAAACGCCCACGACGAAAGCGTGGTCGCATTCTTCGGGTGGCAGCAGCTCGGCGGTCAGCAGCTCCATGAGCCGGCCGCGCACCACGGCGGTCTGGCCCACGGCTGGCGGTGTGCCGCCGGCGCGTGAGGTGGTCAGCAGCAGGGCCGCCCAGCGGAACAGTTTCTTGAGCCCCAGAATCATTACCGCATGGCGGAAGGAGGTGATCTCGCAGGACAGGCCGAAGCCCGAGCTGTTGATGAAGCGCAGCAGGTTGAAGGACAGCGTGGGGTCCTTCTTGAGCAGCTCTTCGATTTCTTCCGTGCTGGCCTGCTGGCGCACCAGGTTGATGAGCTGGATGATGGTGGTCTGCGTGGGGCGGATGGTGCGCGCCTGCACGAGCTGGGGCTGGGCGAACCAGTAGCCCTGGAACAGCTTCACGCCCAGGCCCAGCATATGCTCGAACTGCTCGGCCGTCTCGACCTTCTCGGCCACGATCTGGGCACGCGTGTAGGTCTGGGCAAACTTCACCAGCTTTTCGGCATGCTCGATCGCGAAGCTCTGCATGTCCAGCTTGACGAAGGAGGCCATGGGCAGCCAGGACGCATAGTTGCGGCGCAGCAGGTTCTGGTCGAAAGCCAGGCGAAAGCCGCGCTGGCGCAGGGCCGCGAACGTGGGCAGGCAGGCTTCGATGTTTTCCTGTGTGGCCTCGGCGGGCAGGGCCGGCACCTCCAGTACCACGCGGTCGGGGTGAATCAGCTCCAGGTGGCCGCCGCTCAGGCTGTCATGGGTGCAGTTGATGAAAACCGTCTTCTTGCCCACCAGGGCCTCGGCGCCGGCATAGGACAGGGCGTTGAACAGCAGCGCCGCATCGGATGCCGCGGTGTGCGCGTTATGTGCCACCGAGCGGTCAAACAGCTCGTAGCCATACACATCCCGTTTTTCATCGACGATGGCCTGGCGCGCAATGCTGGCCATATTGGCCTCGTCCCTGTCTGTAACGGGGCTGGCAGCCGGTGAAGAGGCGTTTGTGTCAGAGGTATCCATGTCGGTTATCGCTTGGGTGTGGGGTGGGGGAGCGCCGTCACTCGGACAGGCACTCCGTCCAGCTCAGCGCCTGCAGATGTGCTTGATTGATGTCCCGGTGCTCCAGCTCCAGGCTGCAGGCGCTGCGGTCGAACTGCTCCTGGTCATGACTCTCGCAGGCCTTGGTGAGCATCAGCAACTCGCCCAGAATGCCTTCGTGATGCAGCAGGGCGGCGGACACCGATTCGGATACCGGAATCAGTGCCAGTGCCGCGGGCAAGGGCATGCCCAGCATGCGGTCCAGCATGGAGAACATGCCGCAGATGAAGGCCAGATCGGCATCGGTTTCGGTCAGCGAGTGCTTGGCCAGCAGCTCCATCAGGCGGCCGCGAATCACGGCGGTCTGGCCTACGGCCGGTGGCGGGCCGCCATCGCGGGCGGCTGTCAGCAGCATGGCGGCCCAGCGGAACAGCTTGTTCAGGCCGAGCATCATCACGGCCTGCTTGAACGAGGTGATCTGGCGATGGGCCCCAAAGCTGGCCGAGTTGATGAGGCGCAGCAGGTTGAAGGCCAGGGCTGCGTCCTTCTTGAGAACTTCCTCGATCGCATCGGTGCTGGCCTGCTCGCGCACCAGTGTCAGCAACTGGATGATGCTTTGCTGCGTGGGAGTCAGCAGGCGGGTCTGCATCACTGTTGGGCGGGCAAACCAGAAACCCTGGAAAAGCTCGATGCCCAGGCGCTGGCCCAGCTCATGCTGGTGGGCACTTTCAACCTTCTCGGCAATCAGTTCGGCGCGGGTGTGGCGGTTGGCAAACTTGACCAGCACCGTGAGCTGGTCCGGCGCCAGCGTGGAAAGATCGAGCTTGATGTAGTCGGCCAGCGGCAGCCAGGCCGCATACACCGACTCCAGCACCGTGTGGTTGAAGGCCAGATGAAAGCCCTGCTCCTTGAGTGCCAAGAGCGTGGGCAGGCGGGCCGCAACCTCATGCACGGCGGCATGGCCCAGAGGAGGGATCTCCAGCACCACCTTGTCGGCCGGCAGCAGCTCCAGATGCTCGCCGGTCAGACCTTCGTGGGTGCAGTTCACGAACATGAGCTTGGTGCCGACCAGATCTTCCTCGCCCGCATGCGTGAGGGCCGCAAAGATCAGCGTCGCGTCTGAGGCCATGGTGTGACCATAGGGCGAGCGCGAGCGGTTGAACAGCTCGTAGCCAATGATTTGCTGCAGCCCGTTGACGATGGGCTGACGTGCAATCATGCCTTTGGACAGGTTGCGCGGCGAGGCGAATGCCTGGTCCTCTATGGTTTGTTCACTCATTGCTGCATGACATCGGTGTGAGAAATGGTTGGCGGTGCCGGTTATTGTAAGAATGAGCCGATCATAGTGTCAGCTTCATTCGTTCAGGCAGTTTGCGCAAACAACTTCGGCAGGCGGCCCCGAACTCACTGTCGATTTTTGATTCGAGTCAAGAAAAGAGCCTAGATCTGTTGCAGCCAGGCGATTTCGGTCGCAGTGAAGCCTGCGGCGCGGCGCGCCTTCTCGTTGAAGGGCGGTCGCAGGCGCGGCGCTTCATAGCGGGCCGTCAGCTCCAGATACCAGGACTCGGGGTCGAGGCCGTTTTTCTCGCACAGCCAGCGATACCAGTGATTGCCTATGGCGACATGGCCGACTTCCTCGCGCAGGATGATGTCCAGGATGTCGCAGGCCGCCAGCGCATCGGGCGCATGGGTGTTGCGCAGCTTGTTCTGGATTTGCGGCGTGGCGTCCAGGCCGCGCGCTTCCAGGGTTCTGGGAACCAGGGCCATGCGGGCCACGATGTCTCCCGAGGTTTTCTCGCACATGGTCCACAGGCCCTGGTGGGCCGGGTGGTCGCCATAGTCCTGTCCGTGGTGCTGGCGCAGGTGGTCGCGCAGCAGGCGGAAATGCTTGGCTTCCTCGGCGGCCACCTGCAGCCAGTCGTGGTAGTACTGCCCGGGCATGCCGTCGAAGCGCCAGACGGCATCCAGTGCGAGGTTGATGGCATTGAACTCGATGTGCGCTATGGCGTGGATGAGCACGGCCCGGCCTTCGAGGGTGGCCGGCGAGCGGCGCGCCACGGCTGTGTGGTGCCTGAGCTCGGGCCGGGCCGGACGGCCGGGCAGCTCGGACTCGGCAACCACCGGTACCGGGGCGGTTTCTGCTATTGAATAGAGAGCTTTTTGCGTATGCAGTTCAATGGCTGCGGCGGCTTTCTGCTCTGGGTCTGCAAGACACAAGACCTCTAGCGCGCGATGACGTAACTCCATCCCTACAATTCTAGGTTCTATAAAGAAGCAGCCCACTGGGAGACAAGCACATGGCAATTTACGAACTCGACGGCGTTGCGCCGCAGATCGACGAGACCGCCTGGGTGGCCGACAGCGCCGAGGTCATGGGCCGCGTCAAGCTGGACCGGGACGCCAGCGTCTGGTTCGGAGTCGTCATTCGTGGGGACACCGAAAACATCAGCATCGGTGCGGGCTCCAACATCCAGGATGCCAGCGTGCTGCATGCCGATTTCGGCAAACCGCTGACGGTGGGTTGCAATGTGACGGTTGGCCACCAAGTAATGCTGCATGGCTGCACGATTGGCGATGGCTCGCTCATCGGTATAGGTGCAGTGGTGCTCAACGGCGCCAGGATCGGCAGGAACTGCCTGGTGGGCGCTGGCTCGCTGGTGACCGAGGGCAAGGAGTTCCCCGACGGCTCCATGATCCTCGGCAGTCCTGCCAAGGTCGTGCGCGAGCTCTCGCCGCAGCAGATCGAAGGTCTGGGCCAGAGCGCCAGAAACTATGTTGAAAATGCTCGCCGCTTCAAGCGCGGCTTGCGCAAGCTGGGCTGAGGGCCCGGCTTTTTACCGGAATCGATTAGCGTGTCTGAACTGCATAAATTCATTTTTGACGGCCTGCCCGTGCGTGGTGCCATCGTCCGCCTGACTGACTCCTGGCAGGATATCCTGCGGCGCCGTGCCGGCAACAAGGACACCGGTGCCTACCCCGAGGCCGTCAGCACCTTGCTTGGCGAGATGACGGCAGCCGGTGTGCTCATGCAGTCCAACATCAAGTTCAATGGCGCGCTGGTGTTTCAGGTCATGGGTGACGGTCCGGTCAAACTGGCCGTGGCCGAAGTGCAGTCGGATCTGAGCATGCGCGCCACGGCATCGCTGGTGGGCGAGGCCAATCTGCCCCTGCGCGGCCAGCTGGCTCCGCTGGCAGAGCTGGTCAACGCCCATGGCGCGGGCCGCTGTGCCGTCACGCTGGACCCCAAGGACCGTCAGCCCGGTCAGAACCCCTATCAGGGCGTGGTGCCGCTCAACGATGCTGCCGGTGGCCGCTTCGAGCGCCTGTCGGATGCGCTGCAGTTCTACATGATGCAGTCCGAGCAGCTCGACACCGTGATGGTGCTGGCCGCCAATGACCAGATTGCCGCCGGCCTGATGCTGCAGCGCATGCCTGTGAAGGGCGAGGCGAATCTGGCCGCAGCTACCGAAAGCGGTGATGCCGAGCACGATGCCCAGGGCCTGAACGAGGAATACAACCGCATTGCCACACTGGCCTCCAGCCTGACGCAGCAAGAGCTGTTGACGCTGGATGTGGAAACCATTTTGCGGCGCCTGTTCTGGGAGGAGAAGCTGCTGCGCTTCGCTCCTCAGGCCGACGAGCAGGCACCGCGTTTCGCCTGCACCTGCAGCCGTGACCGGGTGGCTGCCATGCTGACATCGCTGGGCGAGGAAGAGGTGGATTCCATCGTGGCCGAGCGCGGCAGGATCGAAGTGGGTTGCGACTTCTGCGGCCAGCAGTACCAGTTCGATGCCATCGACGCGGCACGTCTGTTCACCGACGTGCAAAAGCAGCCTCCCAGCTCCAGCTCGGTGCAGTAAGGCTCGCTGCCTGGTGCCTGCTGTCGCAGCAGGCCTTTGAGCTGGGACAGCATACGGGCATGGCGCAAGACCCGCCAGTCTCTGCGCCGGGATGCGCCTCAGCAGGCGTTTTTCAGGGCTTCGAACAGCGCCAGTTCGCACTCGGGATCGCCGCATTGCTCACAGGCCCTGCGGCGTATTTTCTGGCTGGAATTCCAGGGGTTCTGGCTTGAGATCCAGTCCCAGTCTGCGGTTGGGGCCGTGAACTTGAGAGATGCGGCCAGTTGCTGCCATTGGGCAGACGGCCTGCCGTAGAGCATCACATAGCTTTGTGCACGTGCGTGCAGCAGTTCACGCCACCGGCTGATCTGCTGCGCGATGGCCGGATCCGGGTCGGCATCGCGCCAATCCTGTCCCAGCACATAGACCAGGGCATCGGTCGGCCATTCGTCGCCGGCCGCAGGGGCCATGCATTGCCAGGGGCTGGCCAGGCCGGCATCCAGACGGGCCTGCAGCAAGCCATGCGCCATGCTGCGCGCCAGGGCATGGGGAGCGCCCAGCAGCACCACCGTAGGCGCAGGAACAGCAAAGCCAGCGCGGGGCTGGCTTCGGGACGGAGCGGGCGCTGGATCAGCGCCTGGAAACCTGAATATAGATTTCATTGGGTTTGACCATGCCCAGCTCGTAGCGGGCCTTTTCTTCCACGGTGGACAGGCCGTCCTTGAGGTCGTTGACCTCGGACTGCAATCTGTCGTTTTCCGTTTTTTCGAGGGCGTTGGCCGCGTACTGGTCATTGATCTGCTGCTGCAGCTCGTGCACATAGGCCATGCTGCCATTGCCCAGCCAGAGCTGGGCATGAATGGCGGTCAGCAAGACCAGCAATGTGACACAGACGACGCGGTTGACCATACAAAAACCTGGTGGAATCAAGGGTAAGCGCCCTGGCCGCAAAGCGGCTGCCGGGCACTTACTTCAGCTGCGCACTTTAGCGCAGGTTGTAGAAGGCAGCGCGGCCGGGGTACTCGGCGACA
This DNA window, taken from Comamonas testosteroni TK102, encodes the following:
- a CDS encoding tripartite tricarboxylate transporter substrate binding protein BugE, with translation MNRRMCLGLTMALATVGFSTGVMAEANYPTKPIKLLVPFAAGGTTDIIARVIAEPLSRELGQSVVVDNKGGGGGVIGAQETARQKPDGYNLGISTLSTMATNPAINPKTPYNPLTDFTPIINIAATPNVIAVNPKFPGAASYKAFEAELKANPGKYSYGSSGTGGIQHMLMELYKSLTGIQMTHVPYRGAGPALNDAVAGQIPMILDNLPSALPFIKDNRLKAIAVAAPQRLAVLPDVPTFKEVGLPQVNRMASYGILGPKGMDKAIVDKINAAVKKVLQDPAVKKRIEDTGSLVVGNSPQEFAKELKEEYETYKQVVAKQKLTLD
- a CDS encoding NAD(P)H-quinone oxidoreductase, which codes for MPTFLTDSIPAAQPATMQAIVFDDFGGPEVLVARELPAPELRPHDLLVRNASIGVNRADLYHRKGAYGRAYFGDADTMGLEIAGTVIEAGPLVQGFSVGDRVMGIVGGGAYAELSRIDHRMAIHVPGNLDLVDAGAIPEVFVTAHEALFHLADLRAGESVLIHAAAGGVGSAAVQLAHAAGARVFATASGDKREAVLGFGADVFIDYRSEDFQTLVAQATSGKGVDIVIDFVGAPYLEPNVRSLAVGGRMVMVGLLGGSQGAALPMDLVLYRHLRIFGTVMKSRSPEVKQAMVQRFAQRWLGALESGAIRPVIDSSFALADAARAHRHMESGVSIGKILLLPGSGE
- a CDS encoding LysR family transcriptional regulator — protein: MNWDDTRIFLALSRTHSLRAAARSLGIDQATVGRRLNALESELGAKLFLRAKDGYLLTAAGEVALAAAKRMESAALDLRTKIEGQDENPGGLVRVTSTDSIAIDLLLPAVERLQRHWPNIRVDLEVSTQLLSLGRRQADIAFRNVRPDTPELVVRRVASWPVGLFASTSYLARFGEPAPEDELRGHHLVAYGPYLEQSPFLSMAGVPARQAKIAMSVRSSLLVRKAVAAGIGIGEMPLWMGEREGLVRIWPQRRRPNDYEVWQVMHPDLQRTARVRAVAQFLAEAFDGPSAGIS
- the xerD gene encoding site-specific tyrosine recombinase XerD, with translation MSEALKKARKSQIPEDWPQPLPQSQDALDEFIDALLLEDGLSRNTLSAYRRDLTAAARWLAQLQPPKVLDAALEADLQGYFTARVEGTKATSSNRRLTVLRRYFHWALREKRIAADPTVRMLAAKQPPRTPKTLTQEQVEALLDAPDVETALGLRDRAMLELMYASGLRVSELVGVRMHELDLRSGVLRVTGKGRKERLVPFGQEAQHWLERYLQQARAAILGGQQTEEVFVTQRGAGMSRVMFWVIVKKCAQIAGINSPLSPHTLRHAFATHLLNHGADLRVVQMLLGHADISTTTIYTHVARERLKALHAEHHPRG
- a CDS encoding molybdopterin-dependent oxidoreductase, translated to MAEQNPLSRRSLLLQGGAAGAALGAMALPASATTTRKASRTCVLDGLQPAVLTISGPGVQANRGKPQAVADRMLIMHGYLFDAAWSCGMDALNSLEQQTLRTTLEYDEAEHSLQGPLLEQVLQAAGVDVGQAMAQGLQLTLQGIDGYRSQIPLAQAVRWRMLIATQLDGVPLAMGGVGPLWAIFAAHQIPELGQLPVKQRFPAAVWGLYHLQLGSAAA
- a CDS encoding Bug family tripartite tricarboxylate transporter substrate binding protein; translation: MTNFLRRSMLTCALAAMLPATLSLNVQAADKADAAGWPSRPIRLVVSYPAGGVSDVVARALGEKLSQSLGQSVVIDNKAGAGGAIGLDQVAKSNPDGYTLGFSSISPLTLSPHLGKPLFDPHKDIVPVVSVMYSPVLLLGTTRLTAKSFPELMTQAKAHPGDVRWATAGLASLGHIMLEQIADQGKVQITHVPYKGGGQQLNDGLSAQFEVLSTNAGPAVMQHIKAGKFKALAVGAPARLDSLPQVPTLAELGYKNANTTSVFGIFAPAGVPAAVLARLNAEVNKALALPEIRQRLEATDNVPTGGKAADFAKQIEAESRSNAQIIKAAGIQTN
- a CDS encoding EAL and HDOD domain-containing protein, which translates into the protein MDTSDTNASSPAASPVTDRDEANMASIARQAIVDEKRDVYGYELFDRSVAHNAHTAASDAALLFNALSYAGAEALVGKKTVFINCTHDSLSGGHLELIHPDRVVLEVPALPAEATQENIEACLPTFAALRQRGFRLAFDQNLLRRNYASWLPMASFVKLDMQSFAIEHAEKLVKFAQTYTRAQIVAEKVETAEQFEHMLGLGVKLFQGYWFAQPQLVQARTIRPTQTTIIQLINLVRQQASTEEIEELLKKDPTLSFNLLRFINSSGFGLSCEITSFRHAVMILGLKKLFRWAALLLTTSRAGGTPPAVGQTAVVRGRLMELLTAELLPPEECDHAFVVGVFSLLDVMLSQPMAKALESVALPQSVVDALVHNRGVFAPFLDLTRACESGDEAAFARAANALQLSNHQVNWAHLQALSWADNLASEVL
- a CDS encoding EAL and HDOD domain-containing protein, coding for MSEQTIEDQAFASPRNLSKGMIARQPIVNGLQQIIGYELFNRSRSPYGHTMASDATLIFAALTHAGEEDLVGTKLMFVNCTHEGLTGEHLELLPADKVVLEIPPLGHAAVHEVAARLPTLLALKEQGFHLAFNHTVLESVYAAWLPLADYIKLDLSTLAPDQLTVLVKFANRHTRAELIAEKVESAHQHELGQRLGIELFQGFWFARPTVMQTRLLTPTQQSIIQLLTLVREQASTDAIEEVLKKDAALAFNLLRLINSASFGAHRQITSFKQAVMMLGLNKLFRWAAMLLTAARDGGPPPAVGQTAVIRGRLMELLAKHSLTETDADLAFICGMFSMLDRMLGMPLPAALALIPVSESVSAALLHHEGILGELLMLTKACESHDQEQFDRSACSLELEHRDINQAHLQALSWTECLSE
- a CDS encoding ferritin-like domain-containing protein, producing MELRHRALEVLCLADPEQKAAAAIELHTQKALYSIAETAPVPVVAESELPGRPARPELRHHTAVARRSPATLEGRAVLIHAIAHIEFNAINLALDAVWRFDGMPGQYYHDWLQVAAEEAKHFRLLRDHLRQHHGQDYGDHPAHQGLWTMCEKTSGDIVARMALVPRTLEARGLDATPQIQNKLRNTHAPDALAACDILDIILREEVGHVAIGNHWYRWLCEKNGLDPESWYLELTARYEAPRLRPPFNEKARRAAGFTATEIAWLQQI